A genomic region of Manihot esculenta cultivar AM560-2 chromosome 15, M.esculenta_v8, whole genome shotgun sequence contains the following coding sequences:
- the LOC110600908 gene encoding cysteine-rich receptor-like protein kinase 42 isoform X2, translating to MHSLTSSYPLLHRTWLFSSFFYSFISLSISDPRITQSGLFCGNSSRFKDVVPAFVKEMETLSQQITNTHFATYHLNNSTVPIYALAQCHQDLSQTDCLLCYAASRTKIPRCLPSLSARIYLDGCFLRYDKYDFFQEAVSPSLDSVKCSEGNVSGIGDENGKLKFARSVSYAVANVSNKAVENGGFAAVGIEGVYALAQCWESVGEDGCRECLEKAEMEVKGCLPRKEGRGMNVGCYLRYSTEKFFDHGVESGDTHGFSGLGVTIAIALAAAALLMLSLFAAYATYRRLMKEKEERINLEKVSISFHKSSLNFKYETLEKATDYFNPSRKIGQGGAGSVFVGTLPNGQNVAVKRLIFNTRQWVDEFFNEVNLISGIQHKNLVKLLGCSIEGPESLLVYEYVPNKSLDQFIFGKNKTRNLNWKERFDIIVGTAEGLAYLHGGSQERIIHRDIKSSNVLLDENLTPKIADFGLVRCFGADKTHLSTGIAGTIGYMAPEYLIRGQLTEKADVYSYGVLVLEIVMGKRCNAFIEDSRSLLQTVWQLYRSNKLEEAVDPCLRDEFPLQEASRVLQIGLLCTQASVALRPSMAEVVGMLNNIDHSVIPSPNQPPFMNATVLEPESSRRSYSTNSFVSNAATKVEAYSYTSTESSSMNSSDRPSKSEELRQTNPN from the exons ATGCATTCTTTAACATCGAGCTACCCATTACTACACAGAACATGGCTCTTCTCTTCATTTTTCTACTCCTTCATCTCTCTCTCCATCTCCGATCCTCGAATCACACAATCCGGCCTCTTCTGTGGCAACTCATCACGCTTTAAGGACGTAGTCCCAGCTTTTGTTAAAGAAATGGAAACACTTTCGCAGCAAATAACAAATACCCATTTCGCCACTTACCACCTCAACAACTCCACAGTACCCATCTACGCTTTAGCCCAATGCCATCAAGACCTTTCTCAGACTGATTGCCTCCTCTGCTACGCCGCCTCTCGGACCAAGATCCCCCGTTGTCTCCCTTCCCTCTCTGCTCGCATCTATCTTGATGGGTGCTTTCTACGGTATGATAAATACGATTTTTTTCAGGAGGCTGTGTCCCCTTCTCTTGATTCTGTCAAATGTAGCGAGGGGAATGTTTCGGGTATTGGTGATGAGAATGGGAAGTTGAAATTTGCGAGGAGTGTTAGCTATGCGGTTGCTAATGTGAGTAATAAAGCTGTGGAGAATGGTGGATTTGCTGCTGTAGGGATTGAGGGTGTTTATGCTTTGGCTCAGTGTTGGGAGAGTGTTGGAGAAGATGGGTGTAGAGAGTGTTTGGAGAAGGCAGAAATGGAGGTGAAAGGATGCTTGCCTAGAAAAGAAGGCAGAGGGATGAATGTTGGCTGCTATTTGAGATACTCGACTGAAAAGTTCTTTGATCATGGAGTAGAATCAGGGGATACTCATG GATTTTCTGGCTTAGGGGTTACAATTGCTATTGCTTTAGCAGCAGCTGCACTCCTCATGTTGTCTCTCTTTGCAGCATATGCTACCTATAGAAGATTAATGAAGGAAAAAGAAG AACGCATCAATCTGGAAAAAGTTTCAATCAGTTTCCACAAATCAAGTTTGAATTTCAAGTATGAGACCCTGGAAAAGGCCACGGATTATTTCAATCCTTCAAGGAAAATAGGTCAAGGAGGAGCTGGTTCTGTATTTGTGGGGACTCTTCCAAATGGCCAGAATGTTGCAGTTAAAAGATTGATTTTCAATACAAGACAATGGGTGGATGAATTCTTCAATGAGGTAAACTTAATCAGTGGAATTCAACACAAGAACCTTGTTAAGCTTTTGGGATGTAGTATTGAAGGTCCTGAGAGTCTTCTGGTTTATGAGTATGTCCCTAACAAGAGCCTTGATCAGTTCATTTTTG GAAAGAACAAAACCAGAAATCTGAACTGGAAGGAGCGGTTTGATATCATTGTTGGAACTGCAGAGGGGCTTGCATATCTTCATGGAGGTTCTCAAGAGAGAATTATCCACAGAGATATTAAAAGCAGTAATGTTCTTCTTGATGAGAATCTCACTCCCAAGATTGCAGATTTCGGACTTGTTCGTTGTTTTGGTGCTGATAAGACTCATCTTAGCACTGGAATTGCAGGAACAAT AGGTTATATGGCTCCGGAGTATCTGATACGAGGGCAGCTGACTGAGAAAGCtgatgtttacagttatggagTACTTGTTCTTGAGATTGTAATGGGTAAAAGATGTAATGCTTTCATTGAAGACTCCAGATCACTTCTGCAAACA GTATGGCAACTTTACAGATCAAATAAATTGGAAGAAGCTGTTGATCCTTGCCTCAGAGATGAGTTTCCATTACAGGAGGCGTCTCGAGTGCTTCAAATCGGCCTTTTATGCACACAGGCCTCAGTTGCATTAAGACCATCCATGGCAGAAGTCGTGGGAATGCTAAATAACATTGATCATTCTGTAATTCCTTCCCCAAATCAACCTCCATTTATGAATGCTACTGTGCTAGAGCCTGAAAGCTCCAGAAGATCTTACAGCACAAACAGTTTTGTTTCAAATGCAGCAACAAAAGTTGAAGCTTATTCTTACACTTCCACTGAATCCTCCAGCATGAACAGCTCAGATAGGCCATCAAAAAGTGAAGAATTAAGACAAACAAATCCCAACTAG
- the LOC110600908 gene encoding cysteine-rich receptor-like protein kinase 42 isoform X1, which yields MHSLTSSYPLLHRTWLFSSFFYSFISLSISDPRITQSGLFCGNSSRFKDVVPAFVKEMETLSQQITNTHFATYHLNNSTVPIYALAQCHQDLSQTDCLLCYAASRTKIPRCLPSLSARIYLDGCFLRYDKYDFFQEAVSPSLDSVKCSEGNVSGIGDENGKLKFARSVSYAVANVSNKAVENGGFAAVGIEGVYALAQCWESVGEDGCRECLEKAEMEVKGCLPRKEGRGMNVGCYLRYSTEKFFDHGVESGDTHGFSGLGVTIAIALAAAALLMLSLFAAYATYRRLMKEKEERINLEKVSISFHKSSLNFKYETLEKATDYFNPSRKIGQGGAGSVFVGTLPNGQNVAVKRLIFNTRQWVDEFFNEVNLISGIQHKNLVKLLGCSIEGPESLLVYEYVPNKSLDQFIFAGKNKTRNLNWKERFDIIVGTAEGLAYLHGGSQERIIHRDIKSSNVLLDENLTPKIADFGLVRCFGADKTHLSTGIAGTIGYMAPEYLIRGQLTEKADVYSYGVLVLEIVMGKRCNAFIEDSRSLLQTVWQLYRSNKLEEAVDPCLRDEFPLQEASRVLQIGLLCTQASVALRPSMAEVVGMLNNIDHSVIPSPNQPPFMNATVLEPESSRRSYSTNSFVSNAATKVEAYSYTSTESSSMNSSDRPSKSEELRQTNPN from the exons ATGCATTCTTTAACATCGAGCTACCCATTACTACACAGAACATGGCTCTTCTCTTCATTTTTCTACTCCTTCATCTCTCTCTCCATCTCCGATCCTCGAATCACACAATCCGGCCTCTTCTGTGGCAACTCATCACGCTTTAAGGACGTAGTCCCAGCTTTTGTTAAAGAAATGGAAACACTTTCGCAGCAAATAACAAATACCCATTTCGCCACTTACCACCTCAACAACTCCACAGTACCCATCTACGCTTTAGCCCAATGCCATCAAGACCTTTCTCAGACTGATTGCCTCCTCTGCTACGCCGCCTCTCGGACCAAGATCCCCCGTTGTCTCCCTTCCCTCTCTGCTCGCATCTATCTTGATGGGTGCTTTCTACGGTATGATAAATACGATTTTTTTCAGGAGGCTGTGTCCCCTTCTCTTGATTCTGTCAAATGTAGCGAGGGGAATGTTTCGGGTATTGGTGATGAGAATGGGAAGTTGAAATTTGCGAGGAGTGTTAGCTATGCGGTTGCTAATGTGAGTAATAAAGCTGTGGAGAATGGTGGATTTGCTGCTGTAGGGATTGAGGGTGTTTATGCTTTGGCTCAGTGTTGGGAGAGTGTTGGAGAAGATGGGTGTAGAGAGTGTTTGGAGAAGGCAGAAATGGAGGTGAAAGGATGCTTGCCTAGAAAAGAAGGCAGAGGGATGAATGTTGGCTGCTATTTGAGATACTCGACTGAAAAGTTCTTTGATCATGGAGTAGAATCAGGGGATACTCATG GATTTTCTGGCTTAGGGGTTACAATTGCTATTGCTTTAGCAGCAGCTGCACTCCTCATGTTGTCTCTCTTTGCAGCATATGCTACCTATAGAAGATTAATGAAGGAAAAAGAAG AACGCATCAATCTGGAAAAAGTTTCAATCAGTTTCCACAAATCAAGTTTGAATTTCAAGTATGAGACCCTGGAAAAGGCCACGGATTATTTCAATCCTTCAAGGAAAATAGGTCAAGGAGGAGCTGGTTCTGTATTTGTGGGGACTCTTCCAAATGGCCAGAATGTTGCAGTTAAAAGATTGATTTTCAATACAAGACAATGGGTGGATGAATTCTTCAATGAGGTAAACTTAATCAGTGGAATTCAACACAAGAACCTTGTTAAGCTTTTGGGATGTAGTATTGAAGGTCCTGAGAGTCTTCTGGTTTATGAGTATGTCCCTAACAAGAGCCTTGATCAGTTCATTTTTG CAGGAAAGAACAAAACCAGAAATCTGAACTGGAAGGAGCGGTTTGATATCATTGTTGGAACTGCAGAGGGGCTTGCATATCTTCATGGAGGTTCTCAAGAGAGAATTATCCACAGAGATATTAAAAGCAGTAATGTTCTTCTTGATGAGAATCTCACTCCCAAGATTGCAGATTTCGGACTTGTTCGTTGTTTTGGTGCTGATAAGACTCATCTTAGCACTGGAATTGCAGGAACAAT AGGTTATATGGCTCCGGAGTATCTGATACGAGGGCAGCTGACTGAGAAAGCtgatgtttacagttatggagTACTTGTTCTTGAGATTGTAATGGGTAAAAGATGTAATGCTTTCATTGAAGACTCCAGATCACTTCTGCAAACA GTATGGCAACTTTACAGATCAAATAAATTGGAAGAAGCTGTTGATCCTTGCCTCAGAGATGAGTTTCCATTACAGGAGGCGTCTCGAGTGCTTCAAATCGGCCTTTTATGCACACAGGCCTCAGTTGCATTAAGACCATCCATGGCAGAAGTCGTGGGAATGCTAAATAACATTGATCATTCTGTAATTCCTTCCCCAAATCAACCTCCATTTATGAATGCTACTGTGCTAGAGCCTGAAAGCTCCAGAAGATCTTACAGCACAAACAGTTTTGTTTCAAATGCAGCAACAAAAGTTGAAGCTTATTCTTACACTTCCACTGAATCCTCCAGCATGAACAGCTCAGATAGGCCATCAAAAAGTGAAGAATTAAGACAAACAAATCCCAACTAG
- the LOC110601403 gene encoding putative cysteine-rich receptor-like protein kinase 43 isoform X2: MATSFLSSIILMAFSINLCMADPRTDFIARICGNIDVQNISNYFQSYSKVTDGMQYDMYRNKFAFKDVGKPPDRIYALSQCMDDLSPDECAICFTQITTIITGCIPHTGGRVYLDGCFFRAENYSFYREALSPQDTTKCSAALNPTPDFRKAVVKVLDEMLMTAPFAGPVGRGFAVKHEISRGVTAYGMASCWKILDKDLCYTCLSNAASSALSCLPSTEARVLNTGCFLRYADFSFANESTSEIRGMDDLLLDEGLPFLQFKYETIKKATENFEEVRRLGEGGFGEVYKGALGDGREIAIKRLYASKESQIREICNEVDIISRAQHKNVVRLLGCCFTSADSFLVYEYMANRSLDLMLFDPAKKNELTWKKRLLIITGTAEGLEYLHTDCQVRIIHRDIKASNILLDLKHKPKISDFGLARFYSCDHSLFNTAVAGTLGYMAPEYIAKGRLTEKFDVYSFGILVIEIVTGIENNKHQSEDAYETLIAHVWRCFQSNTISEIVDKNMEIEDMNEIERVIQIGLLCTQESPNSRPTMTKVVQMLREKDLELPQPSMPPFIDEHMELHCLGSEGYQQRRSFSDYLSN, from the exons ATGGcaacttcttttctttcttccatCATCCTCATGGCATTTTCTATCAATCTCTGCATGGCAGACCCAAGAACTGATTTCATTGCACGTATATGTGGTAATATTGACGTTCAAAATATTTCAAACTACTTTCAATCTTACTCCAAGGTTACAGATGGCATGCAATATGATATGTATCGCAACAAATTTGCTTTCAAGGACGTGGGGAAACCACCTGATCGTATCTACGCCCTTTCTCAATGTATGGATGATTTGTCCCCAGATGAATGTGCTATTTGTTTTACGCAGATCACTACGATCATCACAGGTTGCATTCCCCACACCGGCGGCCGTGTTTATCTTGATGGTTGCTTTTTTAGGGCTGAGAATTATTCTTTCTATCGTGAAGCTTTGAGCCCTCAAGATACTACA AAATGCAGCGCTGCATTGAACCCCACGCCGGATTTCAGAAAAGCGGTAGTTAAAGTGCTCGACGAAATGCTTATGACGGCACCATTTGCAGGACCAGTTGGGCGAGGATTTGCTGTAAAGCATGAGATTTCACGAGGTGTAACAGCCTATGGAATGGCCAGTTGCTGGAAGATTTTGGACAAAGATTTGTGTTATACATGCCTCTCTAATGCAGCCTCATCCGCCTTATCTTGCCTTCCTTCTACAGAAGCTCGCGTCCTTAATACTGGATGCTTTCTTCGTTATGCAGATTTTTCATTTGCCAATGAATCTACAAGCGAAATTAGAG GGATGGACGACTTATTGTTAGATGAGGGGCTGCCGTTCTTGCAATTCAAGTATGAAACAATAAAGAAAGCAACAGAAAATTTCGAAGAAGTTCGCAGACTCGGTGAAGGAGGATTTGGTGAAGTATATAAG GGGGCCTTAGGAGATGGTAGAGAAATTGCAATAAAGCGATTATATGCTAGCAAAGAGAGTCAAATTCGAGAGATTTGCAATGAAGTGGACATTATCAGTAGAGCACAACACAAGAACGTGGTTCGATTACTCGGTTGTTGCTTCACTAGTGCAGATAGCTTTCTTGTCTATGAATACATGGCTAATAGAAGCCTTGATCTCATGTTATTTG ATCCAGCAAAGAAGAATGAACTCACTTGGAAAAAGAGGCTGCTAATTATCACAGGAACAGCTGAAGGCTTGGAGTACCTGCATACAGATTGTCAAGTGCGAATTATACATCGTGATATTAAAGCCAGCAATATCTTACTAGATTTGAAACATAAAccaaaaatttcagattttgggTTAGCAAGATTTTACTCCTGTGACCATTCCTTGTTCAACACAGCTGTTGCTGGAACACT AGGGTATATGGCCCCTGAATACATCGCGAAAGGACGATTAACAGAGAAATTTGATGTTTATAGTTTTGGAATTCTTGTGATTGAAATAGTTACAGGCATAGAAAACAATAAACATCAGTCTGAGGATGCTTATGAAACCTTGATTGCACAT GTATGGAGGTGCTTTCAATCAAATACCATATCAGAAATCGTAGATAAAAACATGGAAATAGAAGATATGAATGAAATTGAAAGAGTCATTCAAATCGGTTTATTATGCACTCAAGAATCGCCGAATTCGAGACCAACCATGACAAAGGTTGTTCAGATGCTGAGGGAAAAAGATCTTGAATTGCCTCAACCATCCATGCCACCTTTCATAGATGAACATATGGAATTACACTGTTTAGGCTCAGAGGGATACCAACAAAGACGTTCATTTTCTGATTATTTAAGTAATTAG
- the LOC110601403 gene encoding putative cysteine-rich receptor-like protein kinase 43 isoform X1: MATSFLSSIILMAFSINLCMADPRTDFIARICGNIDVQNISNYFQSYSKVTDGMQYDMYRNKFAFKDVGKPPDRIYALSQCMDDLSPDECAICFTQITTIITGCIPHTGGRVYLDGCFFRAENYSFYREALSPQDTTKCSAALNPTPDFRKAVVKVLDEMLMTAPFAGPVGRGFAVKHEISRGVTAYGMASCWKILDKDLCYTCLSNAASSALSCLPSTEARVLNTGCFLRYADFSFANESTSEIREKIFSFITFVICVVTICLSAIGIGVCVGKHTYKRKNSKKKLKGMDDLLLDEGLPFLQFKYETIKKATENFEEVRRLGEGGFGEVYKGALGDGREIAIKRLYASKESQIREICNEVDIISRAQHKNVVRLLGCCFTSADSFLVYEYMANRSLDLMLFDPAKKNELTWKKRLLIITGTAEGLEYLHTDCQVRIIHRDIKASNILLDLKHKPKISDFGLARFYSCDHSLFNTAVAGTLGYMAPEYIAKGRLTEKFDVYSFGILVIEIVTGIENNKHQSEDAYETLIAHVWRCFQSNTISEIVDKNMEIEDMNEIERVIQIGLLCTQESPNSRPTMTKVVQMLREKDLELPQPSMPPFIDEHMELHCLGSEGYQQRRSFSDYLSN; encoded by the exons ATGGcaacttcttttctttcttccatCATCCTCATGGCATTTTCTATCAATCTCTGCATGGCAGACCCAAGAACTGATTTCATTGCACGTATATGTGGTAATATTGACGTTCAAAATATTTCAAACTACTTTCAATCTTACTCCAAGGTTACAGATGGCATGCAATATGATATGTATCGCAACAAATTTGCTTTCAAGGACGTGGGGAAACCACCTGATCGTATCTACGCCCTTTCTCAATGTATGGATGATTTGTCCCCAGATGAATGTGCTATTTGTTTTACGCAGATCACTACGATCATCACAGGTTGCATTCCCCACACCGGCGGCCGTGTTTATCTTGATGGTTGCTTTTTTAGGGCTGAGAATTATTCTTTCTATCGTGAAGCTTTGAGCCCTCAAGATACTACA AAATGCAGCGCTGCATTGAACCCCACGCCGGATTTCAGAAAAGCGGTAGTTAAAGTGCTCGACGAAATGCTTATGACGGCACCATTTGCAGGACCAGTTGGGCGAGGATTTGCTGTAAAGCATGAGATTTCACGAGGTGTAACAGCCTATGGAATGGCCAGTTGCTGGAAGATTTTGGACAAAGATTTGTGTTATACATGCCTCTCTAATGCAGCCTCATCCGCCTTATCTTGCCTTCCTTCTACAGAAGCTCGCGTCCTTAATACTGGATGCTTTCTTCGTTATGCAGATTTTTCATTTGCCAATGAATCTACAAGCGAAATTAGAG aaaaaatattttcattcatCACATTTGTAATATGTGTGGTTACAATCTGCTTATCAGCAATTGGCATTGGGGTTTGTGTGGGTAAACACACCTACAAAAGAAAGAATAGCAAAAAGAAGTTAAAAG GGATGGACGACTTATTGTTAGATGAGGGGCTGCCGTTCTTGCAATTCAAGTATGAAACAATAAAGAAAGCAACAGAAAATTTCGAAGAAGTTCGCAGACTCGGTGAAGGAGGATTTGGTGAAGTATATAAG GGGGCCTTAGGAGATGGTAGAGAAATTGCAATAAAGCGATTATATGCTAGCAAAGAGAGTCAAATTCGAGAGATTTGCAATGAAGTGGACATTATCAGTAGAGCACAACACAAGAACGTGGTTCGATTACTCGGTTGTTGCTTCACTAGTGCAGATAGCTTTCTTGTCTATGAATACATGGCTAATAGAAGCCTTGATCTCATGTTATTTG ATCCAGCAAAGAAGAATGAACTCACTTGGAAAAAGAGGCTGCTAATTATCACAGGAACAGCTGAAGGCTTGGAGTACCTGCATACAGATTGTCAAGTGCGAATTATACATCGTGATATTAAAGCCAGCAATATCTTACTAGATTTGAAACATAAAccaaaaatttcagattttgggTTAGCAAGATTTTACTCCTGTGACCATTCCTTGTTCAACACAGCTGTTGCTGGAACACT AGGGTATATGGCCCCTGAATACATCGCGAAAGGACGATTAACAGAGAAATTTGATGTTTATAGTTTTGGAATTCTTGTGATTGAAATAGTTACAGGCATAGAAAACAATAAACATCAGTCTGAGGATGCTTATGAAACCTTGATTGCACAT GTATGGAGGTGCTTTCAATCAAATACCATATCAGAAATCGTAGATAAAAACATGGAAATAGAAGATATGAATGAAATTGAAAGAGTCATTCAAATCGGTTTATTATGCACTCAAGAATCGCCGAATTCGAGACCAACCATGACAAAGGTTGTTCAGATGCTGAGGGAAAAAGATCTTGAATTGCCTCAACCATCCATGCCACCTTTCATAGATGAACATATGGAATTACACTGTTTAGGCTCAGAGGGATACCAACAAAGACGTTCATTTTCTGATTATTTAAGTAATTAG